One Pichia kudriavzevii chromosome 3, complete sequence genomic window carries:
- a CDS encoding uncharacterized protein (PKUD0C04030; similar to Saccharomyces cerevisiae YOR361C (PRT1); ancestral locus Anc_7.22), translating into MMKNNAIECTTIPNIIEDIQFEFLEVTMSVEFDPSTVDISQLDFSDLEEKYSVKQENNLIDCCVLCDGAPIAPESKAPVLKKVLTKLFSQSGKVEDMYLPVEDGKTKGYLIIRFSNPIEALKAIKSLNGKKLDVKHRLLVNKLSDIEEYVLSGKVNDEFNAPEFPPFKETGHLNQWLVDPKGRDQFLINYNQSVGIYWYRKNLENEAVIEPREQWTSTYMKWSPKGKYLFSMFPQGVQSWGGEGFQRINRHLHPGVRLIDFSPNEKFLVTLSPEPIMDPMELREELRKDYPFKSEDIGKKLVIWDIAIGLPVKTFALPPNLENATRMPWPLIKWSYDDKYCARMGPDALAIYETEKDFQLLGKNTVRIEGIQDFSFAPAGIKLSSSKKSDPLDVVLTYWTPETENQSAKVSVMSIPNKSVLRTIPLVQVKDIKLDWNESGKYLCCNVTRHKKSKKTFFSNMHIFQLSEKDIPVDKIELQDLVLNFKWEPNSNKFITISRIDKGELSNSNVATESNTITFFDVEEVKVGTTSLKKWVKLTSLENNTCTDISWSPKGRFVILTSFNTQNPELKFYDVEFDDDKPKDQNPKVQSNLKLLSTQTFSGLTDLQWEKSGRFVTAVSSSWKTKINNGYSIYDVAGHLLKEEHINGFKEFLWRPRPESLLTSNDKKRVRKNLKEYAAQFEEADTMDTNAALREIILRRRQLLQEWNEYRNQVRSKLQLKDVSENVEVETIETVKEIIVEEKEEVIED; encoded by the coding sequence atgatgaaaaataatgCGATTGAATGTACCACAATACCCAATATAATTGAAGATATACAGTTTGAGTTTTTAGAAGTAACCATGTCTGTTGAGTTTGATCCATCTACAGTTGATATTTCGCAGTTAGACTTTTCTGATTTAGAGGAAAAATACTCGGTCAAACAAGAGAATAACCTCATCGATTGCTGTGTACTATGTGACGGTGCACCAATTGCACCAGAGAGTAAGGCACcggttttgaagaaggtcTTGACGAAACTCTTCTCACAATCAGGCAAAGTTGAAGACATGTATCTTCCAGTCGAGGACGGAAAAACCAAAGGTTACCTAATTATCAGATTTTCCAATCCGATCGAAGCACTAAAGGCCATCAAGTCACTTAACGGTAAGAAATTGGATGTTAAACATAGATTGTTAGTCAATAAATTGAgtgatattgaagaatatgttTTAAGTGGCAAGGTCAATGATGAATTCAATGCACCGGAATTTCCGccattcaaagaaacaggaCATTTGAATCAATGGTTAGTCGATCCAAAAGGTCGTGACCAGTTTTTGATTAACTATAACCAATCTGTTGGCATCTATTGGTATAGAAAGAACTTGGAGAACGAGGCAGTTATTGAGCCACGTGAACAGTGGACATCTACATATATGAAGTGGTCTCCAAAGGGTAAATATTTATTTTCGATGTTCCCGCAAGGTGTTCAATCATGGGGTGGCGAAGGCTTCCAGAGAATCAACAGACATTTACATCCTGGTGTTAGATTGATCGACTTTTCACCAAATGAGAAGTTTTTAGTCACCCTATCACCTGAACCAATTATGGATCCGATGGAACTTAGAGAAGAATTACGTAAGGACTATCCATTCAAGAGTGAAGATATCGGAAAGAAGTTGGTTATTTGGGATATTGCTATTGGATTACCAGTGAAGACGTTTGCATTACCACCTAATTTAGAAAATGCAACGAGAATGCCATGGCCATTAATCAAGTGGTCTTATGATGATAAATACTGTGCCAGAATGGGCCCTGATGCGCTTGCAATCTATGAGACTGAGAAGGATTTCCAGTTATTAGGCAAGAACACCGTTAGGATCGAGGGTATTCAAGATTTCTCATTTGCGCCTGCTGGTATCAAACTATCCAGTTCCAAAAAGAGTGATCCTTTAGATGTTGTTCTGACATATTGGACACCGGAGACCGAGAATCAATCTGCTAAGGTATCAGTTATGTCGATTCCAAATAAGTCTGTCTTGAGAACAATTCCACTAGTCCAAGTCAAAGATATCAAGCTAGACTGGAACGAATCTGGAAAGTACCTATGTTGTAATGTCACAAGACAcaagaaatccaaaaagACATTTTTCAGTAACATGCACATTTTCCAATTGTCAGAGAAGGACATACCGGTTGATAAGATTGAATTACAGGACTTGGTTTTGAACTTCAAATGGGAGCCTAATTCCAACAAGTTCATTACTATTTCAAGGATCGATAAAGGTGAGTTGTCCAATTCGAATGTTGCCACAGAATCTAACACGATAACATTTTTCGATGTTGAAGAGGTTAAAGTCGGCACTACCtccttgaagaaatggGTCAAGTTGACCTCCTTGGAGAACAACACATGTACAGACATCAGTTGGTCACCAAAGGGTAGGTTTGTTATATTGACGAGTTTCAATACACAGAACCCAGAGTTGAAGTTCTACGATGTTGAGTTCGATGATGACAAACCAAAAGATCAGAATCCAAAGGTGCAATCGAACTTGAAGTTGTTATCGACACAAACCTTCAGTGGATTGACCGATCTACAGTGGGAGAAATCTGGTAGATTTGTTACTGCAGTTTCATCATCCTGGAAGACAAAGATCAACAATGGTTATAGCATCTACGATGTGGCCGGCCACTTGTTGAAGGAGGAGCATATCAACGGATTCAAGGAGTTTTTATGGCGTCCAAGACCAGAATCGTTGTTGACTTCCAACGATAAGAAGAGAGTCAGAAAGAACTTGAAGGAATATGCTGCACAATTCGAGGAGGCCGACACCATGGACACCAATGCCGCAT